CATGTCACAATCATGTACAATTGGtaaatggtatcctgctaatttctacTTAGCAACATATTGCTAAGAATTGTTTCTGCTTAAATCAGCtcgagatgaaaaaaaaatatttatttacaacAATCATAactaaatttaacaaaaaaacaaactaaccaaatatatttattgtggTTTTACCTATGTACAAAATGTAatcaatttaaaggaacacgttgccttaggatcggtcgagttggtctttgaaaagcgtttgtaaccgtttgttataaaatgcatattgttggaaagatgttgaaaaagtagaatacaatgatccacacacatttgccttgaaattacgtggttttccttttactttgcaaactaccatggtcggccatttatgggagtcaaaaatttgactcccataaatggccgaccgtgtttgtcgacgaggtaaaaggaaaacaacgcagtttcgagtgatacttgtgtggagcattatattttacttttaaaatatctttctaatcatatgcattctaaaacaaacggttacaattaacgcttttcaaagactaactcgaccgatccaaggcaacgtgttcctttaagttcttctgtcaataaaatacaaattattatgtTAATCTGAAAATGGTTTTAATATGTGAACTTTCAGTTCAAAAATTAAGCTTGCCCCTAAAAGACGGGATCACGTTTTGTAACAAAGTCCCCAGGAATCAATTTCAAGCCTAGAATACCCTCTTTTTGGAGGGCAAGATCATTTTCCTTTTGTatagggcacttccattacAAAATATCAATGTATATGGGGACATTTTAgaaggggcaccaagtcaaagaacaggggcaacagaggccatgacaTTCATTGCCTCCCGTGTAATTCCGTAGCCCAATGTCATACTTTTATTGTCTAATCAACGGGAACACTTCAGACAAAATAAGTTGTCAGGATGCTTACAATTAATTTGTGACAGGTAGGCTTTTGAATGAGAATTACTCAATTTCTTTTCATGCCACACCAATGTATCAGCCTACCTTTAAACCATCTCTATGAGTTTGAGCAAAGAGTTTCGGAGGAAGTTTTTCTGGGGGTGAAAACTTAAGATTAATATTTAGGTCACTACATTTATAATAGAGTCATCGTCATCAGCGGCGATGTCATTACCCTTTTCTTCGGACTTCTCCGGTTGCACAGTCTCCGACCATTCACCGCTTCTCGTCTGCTGATCGGTTCCAGACAGATCCGAGAGGAATCGTTGGAATAGCTGAACGTCGGGAGCGACAACCGTACGAAGCTCGCTCGCCGCCGCATCAACGCCGCCATCAGGGATGTGGAGATTCAGAGATCGCTCGTCGTCATCCAAGTCCACGTCGCACCGACGCGGATGACGTGATGACGAAGCCGTCGAGTTGGAGCCGGGGCTGGACGAGTTCCCATTCTTGCGTTCCTCGCCCGTGGATGAACCGAACGTTGCATGGACTGATTCTGCCTGTGGTGGCGCCCCATATCCGAAGTCAGCAACATGAGCTGCCTGCATGCCTTTAAGGATGTTGACTGCGTTCTGGTTTGGTGTTAAATTCACTGCTGTTTGTGCACGGCCTTCGTTGACGAGATGCAAGACAGCGCCCCCGTTTGCCTGCTGGTagaccattttattttgtggaATTTGAGAGGAGGGATTTTTCATGAGGATTTGTACAGGCTGGATGGCAGGCTGTCCGACTGCTGTTGGACCTGCGGCTGCTGCATGACGTAGTATTTGTGCTGAATCTGGTCGGCGAGGTGGCCCCACGGGTTCTATCACGTATTGCTGAAAAAAGGTGTACATAATTTATCGTAATTATAAGTAAATTGGCCGGCTTGGAGATATAATCATATTGTGGTAATAATTCGAAAATCACACCATGGTTTTCTAATAAACATGTAAATTTAGCTTCTTGAAAAAATGCC
The sequence above is drawn from the Asterias rubens chromosome 9, eAstRub1.3, whole genome shotgun sequence genome and encodes:
- the LOC117294683 gene encoding uncharacterized protein LOC117294683 — translated: MKRGATRFHLQRELASEPFETSREIASVPALLLETDGKYISIRVRPTWWDALSSRGRKRPNADRVRRPMNAFMVWARINRPLLAKSFRGNNNADISIRLGQAWNALTHVQKDPFYREAEELKKQHREEHPGWVYSPRPPKQKNTGFSIVPSGDHANSLPNCKLNPNSTSYFTFSSNPRYVISQHGPFGIQPPMTHRDNAAGAQSQRPGTSGVSVNSQHAPPQAQQYVIEPVGPPRRPDSAQILRHAAAAGPTAVGQPAIQPVQILMKNPSSQIPQNKMVYQQANGGAVLHLVNEGRAQTAVNLTPNQNAVNILKGMQAAHVADFGYGAPPQAESVHATFGSSTGEERKNGNSSSPGSNSTASSSRHPRRCDVDLDDDERSLNLHIPDGGVDAAASELRTVVAPDVQLFQRFLSDLSGTDQQTRSGEWSETVQPEKSEEKGNDIAADDDDSIINVVT